A genomic stretch from Asterias rubens chromosome 19, eAstRub1.3, whole genome shotgun sequence includes:
- the LOC117303169 gene encoding actin-related protein 2/3 complex subunit 5-B-like: protein MSKNTGRTQFRNVDVDQFDENNFQDDQTDEEVKGPDEAEVQNFLSKKNYEDALKAVLRNPPIGSKNQAVKDKAFNLVMRVLTAFKTTDVEKVVNSLDNDTIDILMKYIYKGFSSPTENSSAILLTWHEKVYAVGGLGTIVRVLTDRKGI from the exons ATGTCTAAAAACACCGGGAGAACCCAGTTTCGGAATGTTGACGTCGACCAATTTGACGAAAACAACTTTCAAGATGACCAAACAGACGAGGAAGTGAAGGGACCGGATGAGGCTGAAGTGCAGAACTTTCTGAGCAA AAAGAACTATGAAGATGCATTGAAAGCTGTGTTAAGAAATCCTCCAATAGGCTCCAAGAATCAAGCTGTTAAG gaTAAAGCCTTCAATCTTGTCATGAGGGTGCTAACAGCTTTTAAAACCACTGATGTCGAGAAAGTAGTGAATAGCCTGGATAATGATACCATTGACATTCTCATGAAGTATATCTACAAGGGATTCTCATCTCCAACAGAAAACAGCAGTGCCATTTTACTGACATGGCATGAGAAg GTATATGCTGTTGGTGGTCTGGGAACTATTGTAAGAGTGCTTACTGATAGGAAAGGCATCTAA